The following are encoded in a window of Sutcliffiella horikoshii genomic DNA:
- a CDS encoding superoxide dismutase family protein: MRAKIFPLTFLICFILTGCMESKITALDVEIFNGTGDSLGVAKVSEDPNGVKIELNLEGLPPGEHAVHIHETGLCDAPDFKTAGNHFNPDDKQHGLMHPEGAHVGDLPNIIVEDDGTVIAELMAPQATLEEGKTSLFGKDGTAIIITENIDDGMTQPAGDSGERIACGVITKEVAEKNEAVEEPVDEAEKE; encoded by the coding sequence ATGCGAGCTAAAATATTTCCCCTGACTTTTCTAATATGCTTTATCCTAACAGGTTGTATGGAGAGCAAGATTACGGCACTTGATGTAGAGATATTTAATGGTACTGGTGACTCTCTTGGAGTGGCAAAAGTTTCGGAAGATCCAAATGGTGTGAAGATTGAATTGAATCTCGAGGGGCTTCCTCCCGGAGAGCATGCGGTACATATTCATGAAACAGGTTTATGCGATGCACCAGATTTTAAAACGGCAGGCAATCACTTCAACCCTGATGACAAACAGCATGGCTTAATGCATCCTGAAGGAGCACATGTAGGAGACTTGCCAAATATCATCGTGGAAGATGACGGAACGGTCATCGCAGAATTAATGGCACCTCAAGCGACATTAGAAGAAGGAAAGACCTCTTTGTTTGGCAAGGATGGAACAGCTATTATTATCACAGAAAACATTGATGACGGCATGACTCAGCCTGCAGGTGACTCTGGAGAGAGAATAGCATGCGGTGTCATCACCAAAGAAGTTGCTGAAAAAAATGAAGCGGTAGAAGAACCAGTGGACGAAGCTGAGAAAGAATAA
- a CDS encoding peptidylprolyl isomerase: MKKWTMIMLLALILIVTGCGSSTNDENATSNNSTNEQQSEENAGQETEDEGAGEEVEVGEFQQFTNSSETIRTVEIETTKGKMVVNLYPDAAPKAVENFVTHAEDGYYDGLTFHRVIEDFMIQGGDPEGTGMGGESIWGEPFEDEFSREMLHFRGALSMANSGANTNGSQFFIVHAKEVDEATMESMIKAGYPEEVIELYEENGGTPGLDFRHTVFGQVVEGMKVLDAIATVETENEKPVEDVVIEKMTVVK, translated from the coding sequence GTGAAAAAATGGACAATGATAATGTTGCTTGCTCTAATTCTTATTGTAACAGGTTGTGGGTCAAGTACAAATGATGAAAATGCAACTAGCAATAATTCAACAAACGAACAACAGTCTGAAGAAAATGCAGGACAAGAAACAGAAGATGAAGGAGCCGGCGAAGAAGTGGAAGTTGGTGAGTTCCAACAGTTCACAAATTCCAGCGAGACAATCCGTACTGTAGAAATAGAAACAACAAAAGGTAAAATGGTGGTAAACCTTTACCCTGATGCAGCTCCAAAAGCGGTAGAGAACTTTGTTACACATGCAGAAGACGGCTATTATGATGGATTGACTTTTCACCGTGTCATTGAAGATTTCATGATCCAAGGCGGAGATCCTGAAGGTACAGGTATGGGGGGAGAGAGCATCTGGGGTGAACCGTTTGAAGACGAGTTCAGTCGAGAAATGCTGCACTTCAGAGGTGCTCTTTCCATGGCAAACTCTGGTGCGAATACAAACGGAAGTCAATTTTTCATTGTTCATGCGAAAGAGGTAGATGAGGCAACAATGGAATCCATGATTAAAGCGGGATATCCTGAAGAAGTTATTGAATTATATGAAGAGAATGGCGGAACACCTGGACTGGACTTTAGACATACCGTATTCGGACAAGTAGTGGAAGGCATGAAAGTGCTCGACGCCATTGCTACAGTGGAAACTGAAAATGAGAAACCAGTGGAAGATGTCGTGATTGAGAAGATGACCGTAGTAAAATAA
- a CDS encoding kinase-associated lipoprotein B, protein MMEKIEVGSIVTGIYKTGKYIGEVTDIRPMHYLVKVKAVLKHPQQGDLHAPKEADVPLFHERRALAFHEQTNIPKNMVKPYEGEVLDYKESLKIALHAATQALENDESLWAKRSIENFSILIKDYKIT, encoded by the coding sequence ATGATGGAGAAAATAGAGGTTGGCAGCATCGTAACCGGGATTTATAAAACAGGAAAATATATTGGGGAAGTAACAGATATTCGCCCTATGCACTATTTAGTTAAAGTAAAAGCAGTATTAAAACATCCACAACAAGGAGATCTACACGCACCTAAAGAAGCAGACGTTCCACTCTTTCATGAGCGTCGGGCACTGGCCTTCCATGAACAGACCAACATACCCAAAAACATGGTAAAGCCCTATGAAGGGGAAGTCCTTGATTACAAAGAATCTTTGAAAATAGCTCTCCATGCAGCCACTCAAGCACTCGAAAATGACGAGAGCCTTTGGGCGAAAAGAAGCATTGAAAACTTTTCCATCCTAATAAAAGATTATAAAATAACTTAA
- the kapD gene encoding 3'-5' exonuclease KapD, whose amino-acid sequence MKGTPIHLFIDFEFTMPENRNYPKKFFPEIIEAGIVAVEKDKIIQQYSNYIRPSAFPTLTNRCKSFLNISQRDVQNGASFVELIDVLNTYNVQERGTVVTWGNMDMKVLRNNCEYHGVPFPLTCKHVDLSMEYKKFFGDQNQTGLWKAVQEYGKEGTGKHHRALDDALTTFNIFRLVEKDKSYLAKPEPTTIGDRIDLSKIINKFAL is encoded by the coding sequence ATGAAAGGTACACCGATACACCTTTTTATCGATTTTGAATTTACCATGCCGGAAAATAGAAATTATCCAAAAAAATTCTTCCCCGAAATCATTGAAGCTGGAATTGTTGCAGTGGAAAAAGATAAGATCATCCAGCAATACTCGAATTATATTCGTCCATCCGCCTTTCCAACCTTAACAAACAGATGCAAATCCTTCTTGAATATTTCTCAAAGGGACGTCCAGAACGGAGCAAGTTTTGTAGAACTGATTGATGTTCTGAACACATATAACGTTCAAGAGAGGGGAACGGTCGTAACATGGGGGAATATGGACATGAAGGTACTAAGAAACAACTGCGAGTATCACGGAGTACCATTTCCATTGACGTGCAAGCATGTAGATCTATCCATGGAATACAAAAAGTTTTTTGGTGACCAAAATCAAACAGGATTATGGAAGGCAGTGCAAGAATATGGAAAAGAAGGAACGGGTAAACACCATCGGGCCCTTGATGATGCACTGACGACATTTAATATCTTTCGACTCGTTGAAAAAGATAAAAGTTATCTTGCAAAACCGGAGCCTACTACGATTGGAGACCGGATCGACCTTTCCAAGATAATAAACAAATTTGCTTTATAA
- a CDS encoding MFS transporter, which produces MWIANFFVAASATMILPFLSLFIETFGNYSDSYVQRWSGFIFGITFLTAFFVSPIWGRIGDKYGFKPILLLTGTGIATSILLMSVVDSVHGLFILRMFMGLATGFIPTSMALISSQAPKEIAGKTLGTLQTGTVSGGLLGPLIGGMLADSFGFAYTFFLTSALIYLAVILVAFGIKEKKKSSANQKEKKYSRKEVLQYIIQKPLLLKIMFLSMFIQAANFSIQPLLALYVNELTGGTATNIALLAGFAFSATGFGNLLASRNWGKLGDNIGHDKVIVILMLASSILFIPQALATSLWQLVLFRFLFGMVVGGLIPCMTAYIRNVAPLSMQGEVLGYNVSFRFLGNVIGPVMGGMIAGFYEISTVFYITSFIFLCSGVMLLYSILHSESGKKTAES; this is translated from the coding sequence ATGTGGATTGCGAACTTTTTCGTTGCTGCTAGTGCTACTATGATTCTCCCTTTCTTATCCTTATTCATTGAGACGTTCGGGAATTACTCTGATTCCTATGTACAGCGCTGGTCAGGGTTTATTTTTGGCATTACCTTTCTCACCGCGTTTTTCGTTTCACCGATTTGGGGGCGAATTGGGGATAAATATGGCTTTAAGCCGATCTTGTTATTAACAGGTACAGGTATTGCCACAAGTATCCTGTTGATGAGTGTAGTCGATTCCGTACATGGACTTTTCATTCTTCGGATGTTCATGGGATTGGCAACTGGATTCATTCCGACTTCTATGGCTTTAATCTCCTCTCAAGCACCAAAAGAGATTGCAGGGAAAACACTTGGAACCTTGCAGACGGGTACGGTTTCCGGAGGACTCCTCGGTCCATTGATTGGCGGTATGCTTGCGGATTCCTTCGGCTTTGCTTACACGTTTTTCCTTACATCCGCTCTAATCTATTTGGCTGTAATTCTAGTGGCATTTGGCATTAAAGAAAAGAAGAAAAGTTCTGCAAATCAAAAAGAAAAGAAATATTCTCGTAAAGAAGTACTGCAATACATCATACAAAAACCGCTCCTGCTTAAGATTATGTTCTTATCCATGTTCATCCAGGCGGCTAATTTCAGCATCCAGCCCTTACTCGCACTTTATGTGAATGAGTTGACAGGTGGTACCGCAACAAATATCGCCTTGCTTGCAGGGTTCGCATTCTCTGCTACAGGCTTTGGCAATTTGTTAGCGTCAAGGAACTGGGGAAAACTTGGGGATAACATCGGTCATGACAAAGTCATTGTCATCCTTATGCTCGCAAGCTCGATCCTCTTTATTCCTCAAGCACTTGCCACGTCGCTTTGGCAGCTTGTCTTGTTCCGCTTTTTATTTGGAATGGTAGTTGGCGGTTTGATTCCATGTATGACCGCTTATATTCGTAATGTAGCCCCTTTATCCATGCAGGGAGAAGTGCTTGGCTACAACGTCAGTTTCCGTTTCTTAGGGAATGTGATTGGACCGGTAATGGGTGGCATGATCGCCGGTTTTTACGAGATATCTACCGTATTTTATATCACCAGTTTTATCTTTTTATGCTCAGGAGTGATGTTACTCTATAGCATTCTTCATTCGGAAAGTGGGAAGAAAACGGCAGAATCATAA
- a CDS encoding DNA alkylation repair protein, which produces MEAVTLEKYQNELIDLFRSNGNVSNKKPMEDYMRNHFSFLGIKSPERKELLKRFFVEHGKPEREWIKPLATFLYAQPEREFHYAALAMIDVHIKKLDAEWLSFLEKLITTNSWWDTVDHIAPHHAGAILLREKASINEYPDRWIKSDNFWLQRSAILFQLKYKEKTDAEKLFSYIEAVSGSKEFFVQKSIGWALREYSKTAPDEVWTFIKSTDLAPLSRREGLKHMERKKSKS; this is translated from the coding sequence ATGGAAGCCGTTACTTTGGAAAAATACCAAAATGAGCTAATTGATTTGTTTCGGTCAAACGGAAATGTATCGAACAAAAAGCCGATGGAAGATTATATGCGCAACCACTTTTCATTTTTAGGTATAAAATCACCTGAGCGAAAAGAGTTACTAAAAAGATTTTTTGTAGAACACGGAAAACCAGAACGGGAATGGATTAAGCCGCTTGCTACCTTTTTATATGCGCAGCCTGAACGGGAATTCCATTATGCAGCCCTTGCGATGATTGATGTTCATATTAAAAAGCTTGATGCAGAATGGCTCTCTTTTTTGGAAAAATTGATTACTACAAATTCATGGTGGGATACCGTGGATCATATTGCCCCACACCATGCAGGAGCCATTCTGTTGAGGGAGAAGGCAAGTATTAACGAGTATCCAGATAGGTGGATCAAGTCGGATAATTTCTGGCTGCAAAGATCCGCCATTCTATTTCAATTGAAGTATAAGGAAAAGACAGATGCGGAGAAGTTGTTTTCTTATATAGAGGCTGTTAGTGGCTCTAAGGAGTTTTTCGTTCAGAAGTCTATCGGCTGGGCGTTGAGGGAATATTCCAAGACCGCTCCGGATGAGGTATGGACGTTTATTAAGTCCACAGATTTGGCACCCCTTAGCCGGCGTGAGGGCTTGAAACATATGGAGAGGA